One window of Panulirus ornatus isolate Po-2019 chromosome 13, ASM3632096v1, whole genome shotgun sequence genomic DNA carries:
- the mRpL40 gene encoding large ribosomal subunit protein mL40 isoform X1: MSLVTKVLSQTYRLCMSRQWGHRTISTAAAPLCFKLTQMLGAEPLKKKKKLDPMIVRQKEERRKRKIEKSIRRLEKNAGQLKPIDELEIPPGLRQEIGIRKRPQITITEEIEGERSALLKEWSKYKYQQHLAEIKMIENIINSRDRALEELRQESEDLWLEAIQLDQVLLPFRAKGPVVSLPIKNYDPPDGEYIDKTKTWE; the protein is encoded by the exons ATGTCACTCGTGACGAAAGTTTTATCCCAAACCTACAG ATTATGTATGTCCAGACAGTGGGGCCATCGGACTATCAGCACAGCTGCGGCACCTCTTTGCTTTAAACTAACTCAAATGCTTGG AGCTGAAccgttaaagaaaaagaagaagttgGATCCTATGATAGTTCGTCAGAAGGAGGaacgaaggaaaagaaaaattgagaaaTCCATCCGTCGCTTAGAAAAAAATGCTGGCCAACTTAAACCAATAGATGAACTTGAAATCCCACCAGGCCTTCGTCAGGAAATTGG gaTTCGTAAAAGACCCCAGATCACCATTACTGAAGAAATCGAAGGTGAACGTAGTGCACTATTGAAGGAATGGTCAAAGTACAAATATCAGCAGCATTTAGCCGAAATCAAAATGATTGAAAATATCATTAATTCTAGAGACCGAGCACTAGAG GAACTTCGGCAGGAATCTGAGGACCTGTGGTTAGAGGCAATACAGTTGGATCAGGTGCTGCTTCCTTTCAGAGCAAAAGGACCTGTTGTAAGTCTCCCAATCAAGAATTATGATCCACCTGATGGAGAATACATTGACAAAACTAAAACTTGGGAGTGA
- the mRpL40 gene encoding large ribosomal subunit protein mL40 isoform X2, translating into MSRQWGHRTISTAAAPLCFKLTQMLGAEPLKKKKKLDPMIVRQKEERRKRKIEKSIRRLEKNAGQLKPIDELEIPPGLRQEIGIRKRPQITITEEIEGERSALLKEWSKYKYQQHLAEIKMIENIINSRDRALEELRQESEDLWLEAIQLDQVLLPFRAKGPVVSLPIKNYDPPDGEYIDKTKTWE; encoded by the exons ATGTCCAGACAGTGGGGCCATCGGACTATCAGCACAGCTGCGGCACCTCTTTGCTTTAAACTAACTCAAATGCTTGG AGCTGAAccgttaaagaaaaagaagaagttgGATCCTATGATAGTTCGTCAGAAGGAGGaacgaaggaaaagaaaaattgagaaaTCCATCCGTCGCTTAGAAAAAAATGCTGGCCAACTTAAACCAATAGATGAACTTGAAATCCCACCAGGCCTTCGTCAGGAAATTGG gaTTCGTAAAAGACCCCAGATCACCATTACTGAAGAAATCGAAGGTGAACGTAGTGCACTATTGAAGGAATGGTCAAAGTACAAATATCAGCAGCATTTAGCCGAAATCAAAATGATTGAAAATATCATTAATTCTAGAGACCGAGCACTAGAG GAACTTCGGCAGGAATCTGAGGACCTGTGGTTAGAGGCAATACAGTTGGATCAGGTGCTGCTTCCTTTCAGAGCAAAAGGACCTGTTGTAAGTCTCCCAATCAAGAATTATGATCCACCTGATGGAGAATACATTGACAAAACTAAAACTTGGGAGTGA